A region of Sulfuricella denitrificans skB26 DNA encodes the following proteins:
- a CDS encoding lipid A deacylase LpxR family protein, producing the protein MTEAVSGKGVFATFPQWIKFPSLTLRLTTRHGLGKAAWLLLLLLHIVPTSAQAANENSSSINGCKADEIVRFRGGTARLENDLFTGTDQNYTNGVAFTAVSHDIAGKLRTECLPTPVRLQAELIKFLNPDFWSDEENSAHTQNVVVKFGQSMFTPKDPARTDPILDDRPYAGLLYVGMSWNRRKHEPQSHSEMLDTREITLGVIGPLSLAEQTQNLVHDAIGADRFLGWQHQLKNEPALQLAIDRKFKDYRGTGPITPGFSTDSIRSLGLRLGNIETSATLGIEGRIGWNLPNDFGTYPIRPGAENRPPSASIHSGSADAPLSVARLRPGVHLFGTMETKLVAHDFSLDGNLFRSSYSVTRRPWVAQAAIGVSAHGLVDGHGVKLAVMRVYRSREFEEQVTNQAYGSVALSIEF; encoded by the coding sequence ATGACGGAAGCTGTATCCGGGAAAGGCGTATTTGCCACATTCCCACAGTGGATCAAGTTTCCTTCCCTGACGCTGCGTCTGACGACCAGGCATGGGCTGGGGAAAGCTGCGTGGCTACTCTTGCTGTTATTACACATCGTGCCGACCAGTGCACAAGCCGCCAATGAAAATTCCTCGAGCATCAATGGTTGCAAGGCAGATGAAATTGTCAGATTCCGCGGGGGGACCGCAAGACTGGAGAATGACCTTTTTACCGGTACTGACCAAAACTATACGAACGGAGTGGCATTCACCGCTGTTTCGCACGACATCGCCGGCAAGCTTCGAACCGAGTGTCTGCCCACACCGGTACGATTACAGGCGGAACTCATCAAGTTTCTGAACCCTGATTTTTGGTCCGATGAGGAAAACTCCGCACATACGCAAAACGTGGTGGTGAAGTTTGGCCAATCCATGTTCACACCGAAAGATCCTGCCAGGACCGATCCGATCCTGGACGATCGGCCTTATGCTGGCTTGCTGTACGTGGGCATGTCGTGGAACCGTCGGAAACACGAACCACAAAGCCACTCGGAAATGCTCGATACACGCGAGATCACATTGGGCGTCATCGGCCCGTTGTCTCTCGCGGAACAGACACAAAATCTTGTTCACGATGCGATCGGCGCCGACAGGTTTCTCGGTTGGCAACATCAGTTGAAGAATGAGCCAGCGCTGCAATTGGCCATCGACCGAAAATTCAAGGACTATCGCGGAACGGGACCGATCACGCCGGGTTTCTCTACCGACTCGATCCGCTCACTGGGACTGCGACTAGGCAACATCGAAACCTCCGCTACACTGGGGATCGAAGGGCGTATCGGTTGGAATCTGCCGAACGACTTCGGGACCTATCCGATCAGACCCGGCGCAGAAAATCGTCCGCCATCCGCCTCCATCCATAGCGGCTCAGCTGATGCCCCATTGTCTGTCGCCAGGCTGCGACCCGGTGTTCACCTCTTTGGAACGATGGAAACAAAACTCGTTGCGCATGATTTTTCACTCGACGGCAACCTTTTTCGATCAAGCTACAGTGTTACTCGCCGACCATGGGTTGCCCAGGCGGCTATCGGGGTCAGCGCTCATGGTCTGGTGGATGGTCACGGCGTCAAGCTGGCCGTGATGCGTGTTTACCGTTCACGGGAATTCGAGGAGCAGGTGACAAACCAGGCTTATGGTTCTGTCGCGCTGAGCATTGAGTTCTAA
- a CDS encoding TetR/AcrR family transcriptional regulator has protein sequence MGESENKEKIIIAAIELANGKRLNHLGAEALTLHSGISEDEVRRVFPNCGMLSAGIFQWATHNLMVQIEYAALRNKPPLEVLEDIFHVHVAFLVSHSTLPTLLLEALAMPEGGTELRHRIGTLLEDYEANLALLLHLARKDEIVRPDFDPAIAAKLFVYLIQGLAMRSITWGATETLLHEGRKVWQQYLHGIRA, from the coding sequence ATGGGAGAGTCCGAAAACAAGGAAAAAATCATTATTGCCGCCATTGAACTGGCAAACGGAAAACGTCTCAACCATCTCGGCGCGGAGGCACTTACCCTCCACAGCGGGATCAGCGAGGATGAGGTGAGGCGGGTATTCCCGAACTGCGGAATGCTTTCGGCCGGCATTTTCCAGTGGGCTACGCATAATTTGATGGTGCAGATCGAATATGCAGCACTGCGCAACAAGCCGCCACTGGAAGTACTTGAAGACATTTTTCATGTTCATGTCGCTTTTCTTGTTTCACATTCAACACTTCCAACGTTGCTTCTGGAAGCGCTTGCGATGCCAGAAGGAGGTACGGAGCTGCGCCACCGTATTGGTACACTACTGGAAGATTACGAAGCCAACCTGGCGCTGTTGCTTCATCTGGCACGAAAGGATGAGATAGTCAGGCCCGATTTTGATCCTGCGATTGCGGCAAAATTGTTCGTTTATCTGATACAGGGACTGGCGATGCGGTCAATTACCTGGGGTGCGACTGAAACATTGCTGCACGAGGGGCGAAAAGTGTGGCAGCAATACCTGCATGGCATTCGTGCCTGA
- a CDS encoding TetR/AcrR family transcriptional regulator, which translates to MSEHRQRLSAEERQEEIIRAAVELAGEQGVEGVTTQDMANAVGISQGAIFRHFPSKDMIWLAVIHWVRGRLMSVVDMAADQGSDPLDSLEKMFFAHLGFVDKVPAIPKLVFTDQLLKKNPKIKELIRSILADYEAKVVGLLAQAKAQNLVRQDLDEHGAAVMFTGIIQGLVMRVSIIEARKSLIAEGKLVFPLFLHGIGSVRATGAKQT; encoded by the coding sequence ATGAGTGAACACAGGCAACGGTTATCGGCTGAAGAGCGGCAGGAGGAAATTATCAGAGCTGCCGTGGAACTTGCCGGCGAACAGGGGGTTGAAGGCGTGACGACACAGGATATGGCAAATGCCGTAGGCATCTCACAAGGTGCGATTTTCCGCCATTTCCCCAGCAAGGACATGATCTGGCTGGCAGTTATTCACTGGGTGCGTGGGCGGCTGATGAGCGTGGTAGATATGGCGGCAGATCAGGGTAGCGACCCGCTCGATTCCCTGGAAAAGATGTTTTTCGCTCACCTGGGCTTCGTCGACAAGGTGCCTGCGATCCCGAAGCTGGTATTTACCGATCAACTGCTGAAAAAAAATCCCAAGATCAAGGAACTGATTCGCAGCATCCTGGCGGATTACGAGGCCAAAGTGGTCGGTCTCCTTGCTCAGGCCAAGGCGCAGAACCTGGTTCGCCAGGACTTGGACGAGCACGGTGCCGCCGTCATGTTTACCGGCATCATTCAGGGCCTGGTGATGCGGGTTTCCATTATAGAAGCACGAAAATCACTGATTGCCGAAGGGAAACTGGTGTTTCCACTTTTTCTCCACGGCATTGGCAGCGTGCGTGCAACCGGTGCAAAACAGACCTGA
- a CDS encoding MotA/TolQ/ExbB proton channel family protein: MQDLHETWIAIKLGGMIILPLSLLAIIALAIMLEKAFIYWRYARLPLELLNLAETYGFAWEDLEKKLYGLNERHYFRRFFEVVIANRSRPAWWTESRAADEAQLIETSLARRLWVLETIVTAAPLLGLMGTIGGMMDAFKIIGGSGIVNPTGVTGGVAQALIATAIGLLIALIALFGFNYFSRVQSQTMDEMERLGTRLIDHIRLDQQGDAHEAA, translated from the coding sequence ATGCAAGACCTACATGAAACCTGGATCGCAATAAAACTTGGCGGGATGATCATTCTGCCGTTGTCGTTGCTGGCGATCATCGCCTTGGCCATTATGCTTGAGAAGGCATTTATCTATTGGCGTTATGCCCGTCTTCCACTTGAGTTGCTCAACCTCGCCGAGACTTATGGCTTTGCCTGGGAAGATCTGGAAAAGAAGCTTTACGGCTTGAATGAACGTCATTACTTCAGGCGGTTTTTCGAGGTGGTGATCGCCAACCGGAGTCGTCCCGCATGGTGGACCGAATCCCGTGCGGCGGATGAAGCCCAGCTGATTGAAACATCCCTTGCCCGCAGGTTGTGGGTGCTGGAAACCATCGTTACTGCGGCGCCCTTGCTCGGGCTGATGGGAACTATCGGCGGAATGATGGATGCCTTCAAGATCATCGGCGGCAGCGGCATTGTGAATCCCACCGGGGTGACGGGAGGCGTGGCGCAGGCACTCATTGCAACGGCAATCGGCCTGTTGATCGCGCTGATCGCCTTGTTTGGATTCAATTACTTCTCTCGTGTGCAATCGCAAACCATGGACGAAATGGAACGCCTCGGCACACGCCTGATCGATCACATCCGTCTGGACCAACAGGGTGACGCCCATGAAGCTGCGTAA
- a CDS encoding ExbD/TolR family protein, giving the protein MKLRKPRTYRKGRIEIIPMIDVMFFLLATFMLSSLAMQNLDSLQVNLPQGKAEKLNADKPVTMTLTSDSKIFVNRTPVTLQTLAATLGPLLNNSQQSVVVSADNITPQGLVVQAMLQARVAGVRHFLIAVKHE; this is encoded by the coding sequence ATGAAGCTGCGTAAACCCAGGACGTATCGCAAGGGGCGCATCGAAATCATCCCGATGATCGATGTGATGTTCTTTTTGCTGGCGACATTCATGCTGTCTTCGCTTGCGATGCAGAACCTCGATTCGCTGCAAGTTAATCTGCCCCAGGGGAAAGCCGAAAAGCTCAACGCCGACAAGCCGGTCACCATGACGCTGACAAGCGATAGCAAAATATTTGTCAACCGGACTCCTGTGACCTTGCAAACCCTGGCCGCCACGCTCGGGCCGTTGCTGAACAATTCGCAACAAAGCGTCGTCGTATCGGCAGATAACATCACGCCCCAGGGCCTCGTGGTGCAGGCGATGCTGCAGGCACGGGTCGCCGGCGTCAGGCACTTTTTGATAGCAGTAAAACATGAGTGA
- a CDS encoding Spy/CpxP family protein refolding chaperone: protein MKLSQKIALALIATIGIGAMAASYATSMGMGPGGGCAMANKKMAFPAQIDGHLDTIKKDLNIGSDQEMAWSEFAKTIKQQKTEMMSAMQERMQPVPRVQPVQSAPDRIGERIQFMKQRVAGMETVAAAMKQLNDVLTPEQKKVFNGHFDQVMPM, encoded by the coding sequence ATGAAACTTAGCCAGAAAATCGCATTGGCCCTTATCGCCACCATCGGCATCGGCGCAATGGCCGCATCCTACGCAACCAGCATGGGCATGGGGCCAGGTGGAGGGTGCGCGATGGCGAATAAAAAAATGGCCTTTCCAGCTCAGATAGACGGACATTTGGACACGATAAAAAAGGATCTGAACATTGGTTCAGATCAAGAGATGGCATGGTCGGAGTTCGCCAAGACGATCAAGCAGCAAAAAACGGAAATGATGTCTGCGATGCAGGAGCGGATGCAGCCTGTGCCCAGAGTGCAACCGGTTCAATCTGCACCAGACCGAATCGGCGAGCGTATCCAGTTCATGAAGCAGCGCGTGGCTGGCATGGAAACCGTGGCTGCTGCCATGAAACAGTTGAATGACGTTTTGACGCCGGAGCAGAAGAAAGTATTCAACGGGCATTTCGACCAGGTAATGCCGATGTAA
- a CDS encoding sulfotransferase family 2 domain-containing protein produces MMNKTAGNSQATYYADLFPGRKTMFPAANNSLSETSGSSKSADPVVFIHIPKTGGMTLYSMIRDIYRPSELHKINPAMESIEKYRHLPQERKEKLKVIYGHMDYRVRELLPPNSRYVTLMRNPVERVISHYHYYRRNAKDPLRELAMRSSLDDWVTQCNLNEMDNGQTRRLSGSMESVRFGECSAEMLERARHNVQRNFALVGITERFDETYGLMSKLFDWPIKLYLPRNVAQQRSSIKEIPVRTIRLIEKFNALDMELYEHATRLFADRLGQTDIENEVRLLKEKRDNPFMLWGDVTSQYAKEKLRRWLKV; encoded by the coding sequence ATGATGAACAAAACTGCCGGCAACAGCCAGGCCACATATTATGCGGACCTTTTCCCAGGCCGGAAAACAATGTTTCCAGCAGCAAATAATTCCTTGTCAGAAACATCTGGAAGTTCGAAATCAGCCGATCCCGTTGTGTTCATACACATCCCGAAAACGGGTGGAATGACACTCTATTCCATGATCAGGGATATTTACAGGCCTTCCGAGTTGCACAAGATCAACCCGGCGATGGAATCTATCGAGAAATACAGGCATCTGCCTCAGGAACGCAAAGAGAAATTAAAGGTGATCTACGGTCACATGGATTACCGTGTTAGGGAGTTGCTGCCACCAAACTCCAGATACGTCACGCTAATGCGCAACCCCGTAGAGCGCGTGATATCGCATTACCATTACTACAGACGTAACGCCAAAGATCCGCTGCGGGAGCTTGCCATGCGATCGAGTCTGGATGACTGGGTCACGCAATGTAATCTCAACGAAATGGACAATGGCCAGACCAGAAGGCTGTCCGGGTCTATGGAGTCCGTGAGGTTTGGAGAATGTTCGGCGGAGATGCTGGAACGGGCCAGACATAATGTTCAGCGAAACTTTGCCTTGGTGGGAATCACGGAGCGATTTGACGAAACCTATGGGCTGATGAGCAAATTGTTCGACTGGCCAATAAAGCTCTATCTGCCGAGGAACGTGGCGCAGCAGAGGTCGAGCATAAAAGAAATTCCCGTTCGGACTATCCGGCTGATCGAGAAATTCAATGCCTTGGACATGGAGCTGTACGAGCATGCCACGCGGTTGTTTGCAGACAGGCTCGGCCAGACCGATATTGAAAATGAGGTGCGTCTGCTCAAGGAAAAAAGAGATAATCCCTTCATGCTCTGGGGTGACGTCACCTCGCAATATGCGAAAGAAAAATTGAGAAGATGGCTGAAGGTGTAA
- a CDS encoding arsenic transporter, protein MVELGYLRPRLEMFTAILIFAATLALVVWKPRDLGIGWSALLGAVVALAAGVISLADVPVVWGIVWDATFTFIALIVISLILDAAGFFEWAALHVARWGRGYGHWLFLLIVLLTAVVAAIFANDGAVLILTPLVLEMLHALRFRPAAALAFVFAVGFMADAASLPLMISNLTNIIVANYFGISFADYAAVMAPVNVLAVLASLAVLWLFFRKDLPPRFEVSALPDPASGIHDIFVFKAGWVVLALLMAGYFAARPLGLPVSVVAGAAALLLVLAALREHFIRKQPNSVIPVLTLLREAPWQIVLFSLGMYLVVFGLRNQGFTAELGGILEWLDGQGFWAATLGAGFLFALLSAVMNNLPTVMVASLAIHDTHLSALTREAMIYANVIGCNLGPKMTPLGSLATLLWLHVLETRGIRIGWGQYCRVGVVLTLPVLLVTLLGLTAWLMMLR, encoded by the coding sequence ATGGTAGAATTGGGCTATTTGCGTCCAAGACTGGAAATGTTCACCGCCATCCTGATTTTTGCTGCCACCCTAGCCTTGGTGGTCTGGAAGCCGAGAGACCTCGGCATTGGCTGGAGCGCCCTGCTCGGAGCGGTGGTTGCGCTGGCAGCCGGCGTAATTTCGCTCGCCGATGTGCCGGTAGTGTGGGGCATCGTGTGGGATGCCACTTTTACTTTCATTGCTCTGATCGTCATTTCCCTGATCCTCGATGCCGCCGGGTTTTTCGAGTGGGCGGCGCTGCATGTGGCGCGCTGGGGCAGGGGTTACGGCCATTGGCTGTTTCTGCTGATCGTGCTGCTGACGGCGGTGGTGGCGGCGATTTTCGCCAACGATGGCGCAGTGCTGATCCTGACGCCGCTGGTGCTGGAGATGCTGCACGCACTGCGCTTTCGGCCTGCCGCCGCGCTCGCTTTCGTTTTCGCGGTCGGCTTCATGGCAGATGCGGCGAGCCTGCCGCTGATGATCTCCAACCTCACCAACATCATTGTCGCCAACTATTTTGGCATTTCCTTCGCCGATTACGCGGCGGTGATGGCGCCGGTGAACGTGCTGGCGGTTCTGGCCTCGCTGGCCGTGCTGTGGCTGTTCTTCCGCAAGGATCTGCCGCCGCGCTTCGAAGTCTCGGCTTTACCGGACCCGGCCTCGGGTATCCACGACATTTTTGTTTTCAAGGCAGGCTGGGTGGTGCTGGCATTGCTGATGGCGGGCTATTTCGCCGCCCGTCCTCTTGGTCTGCCGGTCTCGGTCGTGGCCGGGGCTGCAGCCCTGCTGCTGGTGCTGGCGGCGCTGCGCGAACATTTTATCCGCAAGCAGCCCAACTCAGTCATCCCGGTGTTGACCCTGCTGCGTGAGGCGCCCTGGCAGATCGTGCTGTTTTCGCTGGGCATGTATCTGGTGGTGTTCGGCTTGCGCAATCAGGGGTTCACCGCCGAACTGGGGGGTATTCTGGAATGGCTGGATGGCCAGGGATTCTGGGCAGCCACTCTGGGTGCGGGATTCCTGTTTGCCTTGCTGTCGGCCGTGATGAACAACCTGCCGACGGTGATGGTGGCCAGCCTGGCTATCCACGACACCCATCTTTCCGCACTGACGCGGGAGGCAATGATCTACGCTAACGTGATCGGCTGCAATCTGGGGCCGAAGATGACGCCGTTGGGCAGCCTGGCCACCCTGTTGTGGCTGCACGTGCTGGAAACTCGCGGTATCCGGATAGGCTGGGGCCAGTATTGCCGCGTTGGGGTCGTGTTGACGCTGCCTGTATTGCTCGTCACTTTGCTCGGACTAACAGCTTGGCTTATGATGCTGCGATGA
- the crcB gene encoding fluoride efflux transporter CrcB — protein MSFYGLLAVGAGAMVGAWLRWWFGLLWNPVFPTLPLGTLAANLVGGYLMGLAMAMFADHPGLPPEARLLIATGFLGGLTTFSTFSGETVTLLLRAQYAWGAAIVGAHVAGSLVATILGIWTVKLLKG, from the coding sequence ATGAGTTTCTACGGCTTGCTCGCCGTTGGTGCCGGCGCGATGGTGGGCGCCTGGCTGCGTTGGTGGTTCGGCCTCCTGTGGAATCCGGTGTTTCCCACGCTGCCGCTGGGCACGCTGGCTGCGAATCTGGTGGGTGGCTACCTGATGGGACTGGCAATGGCGATGTTCGCCGACCATCCCGGCCTGCCGCCGGAAGCGCGGCTGCTGATCGCCACCGGCTTTCTCGGCGGACTGACCACTTTTTCCACCTTCTCGGGCGAGACCGTGACGCTGTTGCTGCGCGCCCAGTATGCCTGGGGTGCGGCCATTGTCGGGGCACACGTAGCCGGCTCGCTGGTCGCGACTATACTGGGCATATGGACTGTAAAACTTTTGAAAGGGTAA
- a CDS encoding DUF190 domain-containing protein — translation MQGICLKLFVSESRLHNSMLLYEWLLEQAKIMGILGGTAFRAIAGFGRSGRLHEDAFFELAGELPVEIEFMVSEEQSERLLELLKSENLRLFYAKLPAEYGVSA, via the coding sequence ATGCAAGGAATCTGCCTGAAATTGTTTGTCAGCGAATCGCGGTTGCACAACAGTATGCTGCTTTATGAATGGTTGCTCGAACAGGCCAAAATAATGGGTATTCTGGGCGGCACGGCATTCCGGGCAATTGCCGGTTTCGGGCGCTCCGGTCGCCTGCATGAGGACGCTTTCTTCGAACTTGCCGGCGAATTGCCGGTTGAAATCGAATTCATGGTCAGCGAGGAGCAGTCAGAGCGCTTGCTGGAACTGCTCAAGTCAGAAAATTTGCGGCTGTTTTACGCTAAATTGCCGGCCGAATATGGAGTAAGCGCTTGA
- a CDS encoding sulfite exporter TauE/SafE family protein produces MSVAEQFVLFLASFIANWFSALSGGGAGLIQFPMLIFLGLPFGVALATHKVASVALGLGATIRHWRESHLERRFSLIILSAGLPGVVLGANTILKIPAHYAQLALGFLTLGLGLYSVFKPELGMEHMPRNREGRALATGVVGLFVVGFLNGSITSGTGLFLTMWLIRHFGLDYKRAVAYTLVLCGLVWNGTGAIVLGLIGTIAWGWMPALLAGSLIGGYVGSHYAIKKGNRWIKRAFEIVTILIGLKLIVS; encoded by the coding sequence ATGAGCGTTGCCGAGCAGTTCGTCCTTTTTCTCGCTTCCTTTATCGCCAACTGGTTTTCCGCCCTTTCCGGCGGCGGAGCCGGCTTGATCCAGTTCCCCATGCTGATTTTTCTCGGCCTGCCGTTCGGCGTGGCGCTGGCTACGCACAAGGTGGCGAGCGTCGCATTGGGGCTCGGTGCGACCATTCGTCACTGGCGTGAAAGCCATCTGGAAAGACGCTTCTCCCTGATTATTCTGAGTGCGGGCTTGCCTGGCGTGGTGCTGGGGGCGAACACTATTCTCAAGATCCCGGCGCACTATGCGCAGTTGGCGCTGGGGTTTCTAACCCTGGGGCTGGGGCTGTATTCCGTATTCAAGCCTGAACTGGGCATGGAACACATGCCTAGAAACCGCGAGGGACGCGCCCTTGCGACTGGCGTTGTGGGCCTGTTCGTGGTCGGCTTCCTCAACGGCTCGATCACTTCCGGCACCGGGCTGTTTCTCACCATGTGGCTGATCCGTCATTTCGGCCTCGACTACAAGCGCGCCGTGGCCTATACCCTAGTGCTGTGCGGTCTGGTGTGGAACGGAACAGGGGCGATTGTTCTGGGGTTGATCGGCACTATCGCCTGGGGCTGGATGCCGGCGCTGCTGGCGGGCTCTTTAATAGGCGGCTATGTCGGTAGCCATTACGCGATCAAGAAGGGCAACCGCTGGATCAAGCGGGCCTTCGAAATCGTGACTATCCTGATCGGCTTGAAGCTCATCGTGAGTTGA